Proteins from one Acropora muricata isolate sample 2 chromosome 9, ASM3666990v1, whole genome shotgun sequence genomic window:
- the LOC136928053 gene encoding uncharacterized protein, with translation MRGTVRYTGDIEDSSGHVQSVVGLELDERCRDETGKWKEHQLFVCRKDYACFVDIENVMLEEDFDKDAERAMKKATSQKQDKELRDLKVLERRHDKEMLTRSLSYIVQREASVTVMQLDTEIGQYLRQHIPEVSPGRTRESEIDSTLSQELTFSECWVSHRVQA, from the exons ATGAGAGGAACAGTACGTTATACTGGTGATATAGAAGATTCAAGTGGACATGTTCAAAGTGTCGTGGGGTTGGAGCTG GATGAAAGGTGTAGAGATGAAACTGGCAAATGGAAAGAACACCAGCTCTTTGTTTGTAGGAAGGATTATGCATGCTTTGTTGATATTGAAAATGTCATGCTAGAAGAGGATTTTGACAAAGATGCTGAAAGGGCAATGAAAAAGGCAACATCTCAAAAACAAGATAAAGAACTCAGAGATCTAAAAGTGCTGGAAAGAAGACATGACAAGGAAATGCTTACAAGGTCATTGAGTTATATTGTTCAACGTGAAGCCTCAG TGACTGTAATGCAACTAGATACTGAAATTGGCCAATATCTAAGACAACATATCCCAGAGGTCAGTCCTGGAAGAACGAGAGAGTCTGAAATAGACAGCACTCTGTCGCAAGAATTAACCTTCAGTGAATGTTGGGTCAGTCACAGAGTTCAAGCTTAG
- the LOC136928050 gene encoding probable serine/threonine-protein kinase DDB_G0271682, with translation MQEEKDELVVQSNSLQTDLRAKEAQVHDLEISLTTAQQAVEDMQLLKDEHKRLKLEKCQLEKEKNDVQEEKDELVVQNNILQTDLRAKEAQVRRLETTLATAQRALEECQQMKDPCDWVVSRDEVQITGKCLGVGGWGKVSLRTFRGCKVAVKEIHEVILSPYNRRLFEREMNIASRCRHPCLLQFIGATNDDGIPLFITELLDTSLRALLEQRQLDDMEISIISLDVSLALNYLHNMKPSPILHRDVSSANVLLWRQDDQWRGKVSDYGTANFVQQTMTRAPGAAIYSAPETLSSKQTSKVDVFSFGVLLCEMCTRKMPDPGRRNEQVGLVRSHSFKNLVRECLRTDPAERPDMARIIQERFRAY, from the exons aTGCAAGAAGAGAAGGATGAACTTGTGGTTCAAAGCAATAGTTTGCAAACAGATTTAAGAGCAAAGGAAGCCCAGGTTCATGACCTGGAAATATCTCTCACTACAGCTCAACAAGCTGTGGAGGATATGCAGCTACTGAAAGACGAACACAAAAGATTGAAGCTTGAAAAATGCCAgttggagaaagagaagaaTGATGTGCAAGAAGAAAAGGATGAACTTGTGGttcaaaacaatattttgcAAACAGATTTGAGAGCAAAGGAAGCTCAGGTGCGTAGACTAGAAACAACTCTTGCCACTGCTCAACGAGCACTGGAGGAGTGTCAGCAAATGAAAGACCCTTGTGATTGGGTAGTTTCTCGTGATGAGGTTCAAATTACTGGCAAATGCTTAGGCGTGGGAGGGTGGGGAAAAGTTTCACTTCGAACTTTTAGAGGCTGCAAAGTTGCTGTGAAGGAAATTCATGAGGTGATTCTCTCACCTTACAACAGACGTCTGTTTGAAAGAGAAATGAACATTGCCTCGAGATGCCGCCATCCTTGCTTGCTTCAGTTTATTGGAGCAACAAATGATGATGGAATTCCTCTTTTCATCACTGAGCTTCTGGACACAAGCTTGCGAGCTTTGCTTGAGCAGCGTCAACTGGATGACATGGAAATATCCATCATTTCTTTGGATGTATCTCTTGCATTGAATTATCTTCACAACATGAAGCCGTCTCCCATTCTACATAGAGATGTCAGTAGTGCAAATGTATTGCTTTGGCGACAGGATGACCAATGGAGAGGGAAAGTGTCAGATTACGGCACTGCTAACTTTGTGCAACAGACTATGACAAGAGCCCCAGGTGCTGCCATTTACAGTGCACCTGAAACACTTTCTTCAAAACAAACGTCCAAG GTTGATGTGTTTAGCTTTGGTGTTCTTCTATGTGAAATGTGTACTCGCAAAATGCCAGATCCAGGGAGACGTAACGAACAAGTTGGTCTTGTGAGAAGCCATTCTTTCAAAAATTTGGTGCGTGAATGCTTGCGGACTGATCCAGCTGAGAGACCAGACATGGCGCGAATAATCCAAGAACGCTTTAGGGCCTATTAA